In the Flavobacterium sp. J372 genome, one interval contains:
- a CDS encoding PIG-L family deacetylase, translated as MKNYISALLLLCFAIGYAQPEKPSSAEIYNKLQKLNFLGSALYIAAHPDDENTRLISWLANDKKARTGYLSLTRGDGGQNLIGPELRELLGVIRTQELIEARKIDGGEQFFSRANDFGYSKVPNETLEIWDKEQVLHDMVWVIRKFRPDVIINRFDHRSPGTTHGHHTSSAMLTMDAFNLALDPKYEPGQLKFVKPWQPKRVLFNVSWWFFGGKDKFDKADKSKYINLHTGTYYPLLGKSNQEIAALSRSRHKSQGFGATGARGDDMEYLELTKGDNLVDKQNLFEGIDTSWNRLKNGSAIGKAVDAVISKYDFKNPSASIPALVEIYKLIGQIEDSHWKAIKQKEVKEIIAACAGLYLEAVCDSRSVTPGSTAKFRWEAISRCGVPMTLKSITILPEQKTIQQNIALQDNVDNEAALDIIIPANLPYTSPYWLAEKGTSGMYRVDDLQKIGQPDIIRELAFTFLVEVNGVQIPFERTAVHKFNDPVQGEVYQPLDVVPPVTTKVNTKVNLFKDNGSQKIEVSVKTGKDNCEGTVKLELPAGWKVNPASAPFSLKKAGSGMIVTFDVTPPATPMEAEAKVVATINGKQYDREQVTINYPHIAGQQVLLPSTAKFTKADLAIRGHKIAYIAGAGDAVPESLKQMGYEVSMLTVDALSAETLKGFDAVILGIRAYNTLDNIVYKQQVLFDYVANGGNMIVQYNTTGDLVTRDIAPYQLRISRDRVTEENAKVTFLAPNHPVLNYPNKITHNDFKGWVQEQGLYYPDEWAPEFTPILSSADKGESPKKGALLIAKYGKGYYIYTGLSFFRELPEGVTGAYRLMANMIALGKQ; from the coding sequence ATGAAAAATTACATTTCAGCCCTGCTGCTGTTGTGCTTTGCGATTGGGTATGCACAGCCGGAAAAGCCATCATCAGCAGAGATATACAACAAATTACAAAAGCTTAACTTCCTCGGGTCGGCGCTTTATATTGCGGCACATCCTGATGATGAAAATACCCGCCTTATTTCCTGGCTTGCCAACGATAAAAAAGCCCGCACAGGCTATTTATCACTTACTCGTGGTGATGGCGGACAAAACCTTATCGGCCCGGAGCTTCGTGAACTGTTAGGGGTTATCCGCACACAAGAACTTATTGAAGCACGCAAGATTGACGGCGGGGAACAGTTTTTCAGCCGTGCTAACGACTTCGGTTACAGCAAGGTCCCGAATGAAACGCTTGAGATATGGGATAAAGAACAGGTTCTGCACGATATGGTTTGGGTAATACGAAAGTTCAGGCCGGATGTTATCATCAACCGTTTTGACCACCGCAGCCCCGGTACAACACACGGACACCACACATCATCAGCAATGCTTACTATGGATGCTTTCAACCTTGCGCTTGACCCAAAATATGAACCGGGGCAGCTTAAGTTTGTAAAACCATGGCAACCGAAACGCGTGCTTTTTAATGTATCATGGTGGTTCTTTGGCGGAAAGGATAAGTTTGATAAAGCCGATAAATCAAAATATATCAACCTGCATACCGGCACTTACTACCCGTTGCTGGGCAAATCAAACCAGGAGATTGCAGCCCTCAGCCGCAGCAGGCATAAGTCTCAGGGATTTGGCGCAACCGGGGCGCGTGGTGATGATATGGAATACCTGGAACTTACAAAAGGTGATAACCTTGTAGATAAGCAAAACCTTTTTGAAGGCATAGACACAAGCTGGAACCGCTTAAAAAATGGATCAGCTATAGGTAAAGCCGTTGATGCTGTTATTAGTAAATACGACTTCAAAAACCCATCGGCATCTATCCCTGCACTTGTAGAAATTTATAAGCTAATCGGGCAAATTGAAGACAGTCATTGGAAAGCCATCAAGCAAAAAGAAGTTAAAGAAATCATAGCCGCGTGCGCGGGGCTTTACCTGGAAGCCGTGTGCGACAGCCGTTCGGTAACACCCGGAAGCACGGCAAAATTCAGATGGGAAGCAATAAGCCGTTGCGGCGTTCCAATGACACTGAAGTCTATCACCATACTCCCGGAACAGAAGACAATACAACAAAATATAGCCCTTCAGGATAATGTTGACAATGAAGCCGCTCTTGACATTATCATCCCTGCAAATCTACCATACACGTCACCATATTGGCTGGCAGAGAAAGGCACATCAGGCATGTACCGCGTGGATGATCTACAGAAGATAGGCCAACCGGACATTATCAGGGAACTGGCGTTTACATTTTTGGTTGAAGTGAATGGCGTACAGATTCCATTTGAGCGAACAGCAGTACATAAATTCAATGATCCCGTTCAGGGTGAGGTGTACCAGCCGCTTGATGTTGTTCCGCCGGTTACTACTAAAGTAAATACAAAAGTAAACCTGTTTAAAGACAATGGCAGCCAAAAGATTGAAGTTTCTGTAAAAACAGGTAAAGATAATTGTGAAGGCACTGTAAAACTTGAACTGCCTGCCGGATGGAAAGTGAACCCCGCCTCTGCCCCATTTTCTTTGAAAAAAGCCGGAAGTGGTATGATTGTTACGTTTGATGTGACACCTCCCGCCACACCAATGGAGGCTGAAGCAAAAGTTGTTGCTACCATTAACGGTAAGCAATATGACCGTGAACAAGTAACTATAAATTATCCGCACATTGCAGGCCAGCAGGTTTTGCTGCCATCAACAGCTAAATTTACAAAAGCCGACCTTGCAATACGCGGACATAAGATTGCTTACATTGCGGGCGCAGGCGATGCCGTACCTGAAAGCCTGAAGCAGATGGGTTATGAAGTATCGATGCTTACCGTTGACGCACTATCTGCGGAAACGCTAAAAGGTTTTGATGCCGTAATTTTAGGCATCCGTGCCTATAATACACTTGATAATATTGTGTACAAGCAGCAGGTATTGTTTGATTATGTTGCCAATGGCGGTAATATGATTGTCCAATATAACACTACAGGCGATCTTGTAACACGCGATATCGCGCCCTACCAACTGCGTATTTCACGAGACAGGGTAACTGAAGAAAATGCAAAAGTGACTTTTCTCGCGCCTAATCACCCAGTGCTGAACTATCCTAACAAGATAACACATAATGACTTTAAAGGCTGGGTTCAGGAACAGGGATTATACTACCCTGATGAATGGGCGCCTGAGTTTACGCCGATACTTTCATCTGCTGATAAAGGGGAGAGCCCCAAAAAAGGTGCACTGCTTATAGCGAAGTATGGTAAAGGTTACTATATTTATACCGGCCTGAGCTTTTTCCGTGAACTGCCTGAAGGCGTTACGGGCGCCTACAGGCTTATGGCCAATATGATTGCTTTAGGCAAACAGTAA
- a CDS encoding Maf-like protein, translated as MLREKLKGYKIILASGSPRRQQYLRELDVDFEIRLKDVEEIYPPELQGSEITDFLAELKAKAMTDSLSDDEILITSDTIVWHEGKALGKPADHDDAFAMLQSLSGKTHEVITSVCIKNAGNSETFNETTKVTFNKLSNEEIKYYLNNYRPYDKAGAYGIQEWIGLVAIARVEGSYATVVGLPVDKVYQRLCKFI; from the coding sequence ATGCTTAGGGAAAAACTTAAAGGCTATAAAATAATACTGGCATCGGGTTCGCCCCGTCGGCAACAGTACCTGCGGGAGCTGGATGTTGATTTTGAGATACGCCTGAAGGATGTGGAAGAAATCTATCCGCCCGAATTACAGGGCAGTGAAATAACAGATTTTCTTGCAGAACTTAAGGCAAAAGCGATGACAGACTCACTTAGCGATGACGAAATCCTGATTACTAGCGATACTATTGTATGGCATGAAGGTAAGGCACTGGGCAAACCGGCAGACCATGATGATGCCTTTGCCATGCTGCAGTCTCTTTCAGGTAAAACGCATGAAGTTATCACATCAGTCTGCATTAAAAATGCAGGCAATAGTGAAACGTTTAATGAGACTACTAAAGTCACTTTCAACAAGTTGAGTAACGAAGAAATAAAATATTATCTTAATAATTACAGGCCGTATGATAAAGCCGGCGCTTACGGCATACAGGAATGGATAGGCCTGGTTGCCATTGCCCGTGTAGAGGGTTCTTATGCTACAGTTGTAGGCCTGCCGGTTGATAAAGTTTACCAGCGTCTTTGTAAATTTATTTGA
- a CDS encoding HAD family hydrolase produces the protein MPKSYKELMNDITTFIFDVDGVLTDGTIHVTPTGEMLRNMNIRDGYAMKAAVENGYTVCIISGGLNEGVRIRLRNLGITDIYLGVPNKVETFDEFIDIYNIKPEQVLYMGDDIPDYHVMQLVGLPTCPQDSAPEIKEISKYISHKNGGTGCVRDVIEQVMKVQGKWMEHFNARYD, from the coding sequence ATGCCGAAAAGCTATAAGGAACTTATGAACGACATTACCACATTTATATTTGATGTGGATGGTGTGCTTACCGATGGTACTATACATGTTACCCCTACCGGTGAGATGCTCCGTAATATGAACATTAGGGATGGCTACGCAATGAAAGCGGCTGTAGAAAACGGCTACACGGTTTGTATAATCTCCGGCGGGTTAAATGAAGGTGTGCGCATACGCCTGCGCAACCTTGGTATTACGGATATTTACCTGGGAGTACCTAATAAAGTAGAGACTTTTGATGAGTTCATCGACATATACAATATAAAGCCGGAGCAGGTGTTATATATGGGCGATGACATCCCGGATTACCATGTAATGCAGCTTGTTGGCCTGCCTACATGCCCGCAGGATTCTGCCCCGGAAATTAAAGAAATAAGTAAATATATATCACACAAAAATGGCGGTACGGGCTGTGTGCGTGATGTTATTGAGCAGGTTATGAAAGTGCAGGGAAAATGGATGGAACATTTTAATGCGAGATACGACTAG
- a CDS encoding Rossmann-like and DUF2520 domain-containing protein: protein MLKVTVIGSGNVAQHFIKAFSKAGGVSIVQVYARSAESLLHLFPQQLITTDLSGLKEADIYIIAVTDNAITKVSAQLPFKNRLVVHTSGSVSIDALDSNNRRGVFYPLQTFSKNKEVDFNNIPICLESESAEDYELLATLANSISGNIFNITSNQRKALHVAAVFASNFTNHMYALANEICTEHKMPFDILKPLITETAAKVKELSPLKAQTGPAIRHDSKTIEAHLEMLTNDNQRNIYKTLTQSIQAHAEKL, encoded by the coding sequence ATGTTAAAGGTTACAGTGATAGGTTCGGGCAATGTAGCGCAGCACTTTATAAAAGCTTTCTCTAAGGCTGGTGGTGTGAGCATCGTTCAGGTTTATGCGCGAAGTGCTGAAAGCTTGTTACATTTGTTTCCACAGCAATTGATTACCACTGACCTTTCCGGATTGAAAGAAGCTGATATTTACATCATTGCGGTAACAGATAATGCAATTACGAAAGTATCAGCACAACTGCCCTTTAAAAACAGGCTGGTGGTTCATACATCAGGAAGCGTTTCAATTGATGCACTGGATTCAAACAACAGGCGCGGAGTTTTTTATCCGCTCCAGACATTTTCAAAAAATAAGGAAGTTGACTTTAATAACATTCCTATTTGCCTAGAAAGCGAATCAGCCGAAGATTATGAACTGCTTGCAACATTGGCAAACAGTATTTCAGGCAATATTTTTAATATCACATCAAATCAAAGAAAAGCCTTACATGTAGCGGCAGTATTTGCCTCAAACTTTACCAATCACATGTACGCTTTGGCAAATGAAATCTGCACAGAACACAAGATGCCGTTTGATATACTAAAGCCACTGATTACAGAAACTGCCGCTAAGGTTAAAGAACTATCTCCGTTAAAAGCCCAAACGGGCCCGGCTATCCGTCACGACAGTAAAACTATTGAGGCCCATCTGGAGATGCTTACAAATGATAACCAAAGAAACATTTACAAAACACTTACACAATCTATACAAGCCCATGCCGAAAAGCTATAA
- a CDS encoding M1 family metallopeptidase, translated as MRLKAFILLSLCGFSVLAQEAAPNNQHLFDDVMYRRGNEYRAASGVPGPKYWQNEASYTIEAELDDATETLRGTITLTYYNNSPQELKYIWMHLEQNRFMENSRGTLTTPGAGERFSGDSGGGFKISNLIAKTKGEPSTKYLINDTRMQVFFNEPLKANGGRARVSMNFEFKIPERGVDRMGQLKTDKGTIYSIAQWYPKAAVYDDVNGWNVEPYLGAGEFYSEYGDFDYKITVPYDYIIVGSGELINPKDVLTKTQRERFEQAKKSDKSVYIISPNEAANAAVTRPVQSGKVTWQFRMKNTRDVAFAASKAFVWDAARINLSKDKKCIAQSVYPAEIAGNDAWGRSTEYTKASIEHYSKTWFEYPWTTAINVASNAGGMEYPGMSFCSARSAGGDLWDVTDHEFGHNWFPMIVGTNERRYPWMDEGLNTFINYYSTNEFNNGEYKNDMMKSKNHVHWFKWKNRESIATYPDVVKSMNLAYTAYYKPAFGLMMLREYILGPERFDNAFKAYIKNWAFKHPQPSDFFAAMENGAGENLNWMWKGWFTNNDNIDLGVTEVVDNNKSTTITFVNKGIPMPITFKVVYTDGSEETKTLPVEVWYKGNKWKHELQSAKKVRLIDIDPARILPDVDDSDNKWERK; from the coding sequence ATGAGATTAAAGGCATTTATACTGTTATCGTTATGCGGCTTTTCTGTACTTGCTCAGGAAGCAGCACCCAACAACCAGCATTTGTTTGATGATGTTATGTACCGCCGCGGTAATGAATATCGTGCGGCATCGGGTGTGCCGGGGCCAAAATACTGGCAAAATGAAGCAAGTTATACTATTGAAGCAGAGCTTGACGATGCAACAGAAACATTACGCGGCACTATTACCCTAACCTATTACAATAACAGCCCGCAGGAATTAAAATACATCTGGATGCACCTGGAGCAGAACCGCTTTATGGAGAATTCACGCGGTACGCTTACAACACCCGGTGCAGGCGAGCGCTTTTCTGGCGACAGTGGCGGAGGGTTTAAAATCAGTAATCTTATTGCTAAGACTAAGGGTGAGCCATCAACCAAATATCTTATAAATGATACGCGCATGCAGGTGTTTTTCAACGAACCACTTAAAGCAAATGGCGGGCGCGCAAGGGTAAGCATGAATTTTGAATTTAAGATTCCTGAGCGTGGCGTTGACCGTATGGGCCAATTGAAAACCGATAAGGGTACTATATACTCTATAGCACAATGGTACCCCAAGGCAGCTGTATATGATGATGTAAACGGATGGAATGTTGAACCATATCTTGGTGCAGGCGAATTTTATTCGGAATACGGTGATTTCGACTATAAGATAACAGTACCGTATGATTATATTATCGTGGGCTCGGGAGAGCTGATAAATCCTAAAGATGTACTGACCAAAACGCAAAGAGAACGTTTTGAGCAGGCTAAAAAGAGTGATAAATCTGTATATATAATTTCACCTAATGAGGCTGCTAATGCTGCTGTAACACGCCCCGTGCAAAGTGGTAAGGTAACCTGGCAGTTCAGGATGAAGAACACACGTGATGTTGCTTTCGCGGCCAGTAAAGCTTTTGTTTGGGATGCCGCACGTATTAATCTTTCAAAAGATAAAAAGTGTATAGCCCAAAGTGTATACCCGGCTGAAATTGCAGGCAATGATGCCTGGGGCCGCTCTACAGAATATACTAAAGCTTCTATTGAGCATTATTCTAAAACTTGGTTTGAATATCCGTGGACAACAGCTATTAACGTGGCATCAAATGCAGGCGGTATGGAGTACCCGGGGATGTCTTTCTGCAGCGCACGCAGTGCAGGCGGAGACCTTTGGGATGTAACTGACCACGAGTTCGGCCATAACTGGTTTCCGATGATTGTAGGCACAAACGAGCGCCGCTACCCCTGGATGGATGAAGGGCTCAATACTTTTATAAACTACTACAGCACAAACGAGTTCAACAATGGCGAATATAAGAATGACATGATGAAGTCTAAAAATCATGTGCATTGGTTTAAATGGAAAAACAGGGAGAGCATTGCAACATACCCTGATGTTGTAAAATCTATGAACCTGGCATATACCGCTTATTATAAGCCTGCTTTCGGGTTAATGATGCTAAGGGAATACATACTTGGCCCTGAACGTTTTGACAATGCTTTTAAAGCTTACATAAAAAACTGGGCATTTAAGCATCCGCAGCCAAGCGATTTCTTTGCAGCAATGGAAAATGGAGCCGGTGAAAACCTGAACTGGATGTGGAAAGGCTGGTTTACCAACAACGATAATATTGACTTAGGAGTTACAGAGGTTGTAGATAACAATAAATCGACTACCATCACATTTGTAAATAAAGGAATCCCGATGCCGATAACGTTTAAAGTTGTTTATACCGATGGCAGTGAGGAAACAAAGACACTCCCTGTAGAAGTCTGGTACAAAGGCAATAAATGGAAACACGAACTGCAATCTGCTAAAAAAGTACGGCTAATTGACATTGACCCCGCACGTATCCTGCCTGATGTTGATGATTCAGACAATAAGTGGGAACGCAAATAA
- the ccsA gene encoding cytochrome c biogenesis protein CcsA codes for MKKVISFLSSTRLMAVLFLVFALAMGIGTFIEDAYNTDTARIFIYNAWWFEAIMVLFVFNFFGNMKRYQLHKKEKWATLLLHVSFILIMIGAAVTRYISFEGMMPIREGATESRFYSDKTYLSVFVDGEYQGEMRRKTYEKAMLLSPVANNNFSIDNKFGDTDFSIEYKDFILGAKEVIKESKTGDRYIKLVEAGDGGRHEHYLKAGQVQSIHNVLFAFNKLTSGAINIIEKDGRYFIQSPFDGDFMRMADQMKGKVERDTEQPLMFRSLYNMAGTRFVFPEAPITGKIVYESNNDYKTKEDAALVVNVKAGNEQQEVTLLGGKAKMGVPQSVKVGGLEFTLIYGSKTYELPFAIKLNDFIAEKYPGTESSYSSFESKVTVEDKEQNNTFHTRIYMNNVLDYRGYRFFQSGFDPDELGTNLSVNHDFWGTWISYIGYFLLYIGLMAILFDKNTRFDDLRKKLDKVKAKKAKLAAIAVLLFGLSASAQNHQHNKPTEQQIDSLLNKYKVDQAHADKFGRLIIQDAGGRMKPLNTFSSELLRKVSKSDTYKGLDSDQVFLSMAMMDQLWFSVPIIHLKRGNDSLRIVAGLEKSAKYAALSDFFDQQGNYKLAGILEKAYRENTPTQFQKDYMDIGKRIDLLYSALTGQILKIYPIPGDENNKWLSYLELTETKDYDLQMGRRMLPLYFMQLGKAVESKNYADADKTLEHLKTFQHKFGKEVIPSDDKVEAEILYNKYDIFKKLFSWYLYAGLLMFIFAIINVFNSKRWVSIGVNIFKWIILLLFVLHTAGLIARWYISGHAPWSNAYESVIYVAWATMFFGIAFGFGFKLNIPKIGFEKPKSDLTLASTAFVAAMILMVAHWNWTDPEIGNLQPVLNSYWLMIHVAVIVGSYGPFALGMILGLVALILMLFANSRNRERMDLTIKELTYINEMALTIGLVMLTIGNFLGGQWANESWGRYWGWDPKETWALVSIMVYAFVIHMRFVPALRGTWIYNFFSVLAFASILMTYFGVNFYLTGLHSYASGEVRTPAYFFYMALGVFILGGLALIQYRKHFRKGRITA; via the coding sequence ATGAAAAAAGTTATTTCATTCCTTTCCTCAACCCGATTAATGGCTGTTTTATTTTTAGTGTTTGCGCTGGCTATGGGTATCGGGACTTTTATAGAAGATGCTTACAATACAGATACTGCACGTATATTTATTTACAATGCCTGGTGGTTTGAGGCTATAATGGTGCTTTTTGTGTTTAACTTTTTTGGCAACATGAAGCGTTACCAGCTGCATAAAAAAGAAAAATGGGCAACACTTTTGCTGCACGTTTCCTTCATTCTCATAATGATTGGGGCCGCGGTAACACGATACATAAGTTTTGAAGGTATGATGCCGATACGTGAGGGTGCTACTGAAAGCCGTTTTTATAGCGATAAAACATATTTAAGCGTTTTTGTTGATGGAGAGTATCAGGGTGAAATGCGCCGCAAGACCTATGAAAAGGCTATGCTGCTGTCGCCTGTGGCTAATAACAACTTTTCAATTGACAATAAATTTGGTGATACAGATTTTTCGATTGAGTATAAAGATTTTATTCTTGGCGCCAAAGAGGTAATTAAGGAAAGTAAAACCGGAGACCGTTATATAAAACTTGTAGAAGCCGGTGACGGTGGCCGCCATGAGCATTACTTAAAGGCAGGACAGGTGCAGAGCATTCATAATGTGCTTTTTGCTTTCAATAAACTGACTTCCGGCGCTATCAATATAATTGAGAAAGACGGAAGGTATTTTATACAAAGCCCTTTTGATGGCGATTTTATGCGTATGGCCGACCAGATGAAAGGCAAAGTGGAGAGGGATACCGAGCAGCCGCTGATGTTCCGCTCGCTTTATAATATGGCAGGCACACGCTTTGTTTTTCCTGAAGCGCCTATTACCGGTAAAATTGTATATGAATCAAACAACGATTATAAAACCAAGGAAGATGCTGCGCTTGTGGTAAATGTAAAGGCAGGAAATGAGCAGCAGGAAGTTACATTGCTCGGAGGCAAGGCAAAGATGGGCGTACCGCAATCGGTTAAGGTTGGCGGATTAGAGTTTACTCTTATCTATGGCAGTAAGACTTACGAACTGCCATTTGCCATTAAGCTAAATGACTTCATAGCTGAGAAATATCCGGGTACAGAATCAAGCTATTCGTCATTTGAAAGTAAAGTTACGGTTGAAGATAAGGAGCAGAACAACACCTTTCATACCCGAATTTATATGAATAACGTACTTGATTACAGGGGCTACCGTTTCTTCCAGTCGGGTTTTGACCCGGATGAACTTGGTACCAACCTTTCTGTAAACCACGACTTTTGGGGCACATGGATAAGCTATATAGGTTACTTCTTATTGTACATAGGGCTTATGGCAATATTATTTGATAAAAATACCCGCTTTGATGACCTCAGGAAAAAACTGGATAAAGTAAAGGCTAAGAAAGCTAAGTTAGCAGCGATTGCAGTTCTATTGTTTGGATTAAGCGCTTCTGCGCAAAATCATCAGCATAATAAACCAACTGAACAGCAAATTGACTCATTGCTTAATAAATATAAAGTAGACCAGGCACATGCAGATAAATTTGGGCGCCTAATCATTCAGGATGCCGGAGGAAGGATGAAGCCGCTTAACACCTTCTCGTCTGAACTGTTGCGCAAAGTAAGTAAAAGCGATACCTATAAAGGTTTGGACTCAGACCAGGTTTTCCTGTCTATGGCAATGATGGACCAGCTTTGGTTTAGCGTACCGATTATTCATCTTAAAAGGGGTAACGATAGCCTGCGTATAGTGGCCGGCCTTGAAAAATCGGCCAAATATGCTGCACTATCTGATTTTTTTGACCAGCAGGGCAACTACAAGTTGGCCGGTATACTGGAAAAAGCCTATCGGGAAAATACCCCGACTCAGTTCCAGAAAGACTATATGGATATAGGTAAGCGTATAGACCTACTTTATTCAGCGCTTACAGGCCAAATACTTAAGATTTACCCAATACCCGGCGATGAGAATAACAAATGGCTTTCTTATCTTGAACTTACCGAAACAAAAGATTATGACCTGCAAATGGGCAGGCGCATGCTGCCGTTATATTTTATGCAGTTAGGCAAAGCTGTTGAGAGTAAAAATTATGCTGATGCTGACAAAACTCTTGAGCACCTTAAGACTTTCCAGCATAAATTTGGAAAAGAAGTTATTCCATCTGATGATAAAGTAGAGGCGGAAATACTGTACAACAAGTACGATATATTCAAAAAGCTGTTCAGCTGGTATCTATATGCCGGATTATTGATGTTCATTTTCGCTATAATCAATGTATTCAACTCAAAAAGATGGGTTAGTATTGGCGTCAATATCTTTAAATGGATAATATTATTGTTGTTTGTGCTGCATACTGCCGGCCTTATCGCTAGGTGGTACATCTCAGGCCACGCACCGTGGAGTAATGCCTATGAATCTGTAATATATGTAGCATGGGCTACAATGTTCTTCGGTATTGCTTTCGGGTTCGGATTTAAACTAAATATACCAAAAATTGGATTTGAAAAACCTAAATCTGACCTCACTCTCGCATCAACTGCTTTTGTCGCTGCAATGATATTGATGGTTGCCCATTGGAACTGGACAGATCCGGAAATTGGTAACCTGCAGCCTGTACTAAATAGCTATTGGCTAATGATTCACGTAGCTGTGATTGTGGGCAGCTACGGTCCGTTTGCACTGGGAATGATACTTGGCCTGGTAGCATTGATACTCATGCTTTTTGCCAACAGCAGAAACCGTGAACGGATGGATCTTACAATAAAGGAGCTTACATATATTAATGAAATGGCTCTTACCATTGGCCTGGTGATGCTTACTATTGGTAATTTCCTTGGTGGGCAGTGGGCTAACGAGAGCTGGGGCCGCTACTGGGGGTGGGATCCTAAAGAAACCTGGGCATTGGTAAGTATTATGGTATATGCGTTTGTTATTCATATGCGTTTTGTGCCGGCATTGCGTGGTACCTGGATATACAATTTCTTTAGTGTCCTGGCATTTGCTTCAATACTGATGACCTATTTCGGGGTGAACTTTTACCTTACGGGGCTGCATTCTTATGCAAGCGGAGAGGTTCGTACGCCGGCTTATTTCTTCTATATGGCCTTGGGAGTATTCATTCTTGGGGGCTTGGCACTGATTCAGTACAGAAAGCATTTCCGTAAGGGCAGGATTACAGCATAA
- a CDS encoding glutathione peroxidase, which yields MKKTVALLTGLLLIGLTATAQVKSAKAKTQTSKSKKMENNIYQFKVTDLYGKPFDFASLKGKKVMIVNTASECGLTPQYKDLEALYKKYKDKGFVIVGFPANNFMEQEPGTNKEIAAFCERNYGVTFPMMEKISVKGKDIAPIYAFLTQKSKNGVSDNEMLWNFQKFLIDENGRLVKSINPKTLPTDPEIVNWIKE from the coding sequence ATGAAAAAGACAGTTGCATTATTAACAGGATTATTACTTATAGGGCTAACTGCTACAGCACAGGTAAAGTCTGCCAAAGCAAAAACCCAGACATCTAAAAGCAAAAAAATGGAAAACAATATATACCAGTTTAAGGTTACAGATCTTTACGGAAAACCTTTTGATTTTGCATCGCTTAAAGGCAAAAAGGTTATGATTGTAAACACCGCATCAGAGTGCGGGCTTACTCCGCAATACAAAGACCTGGAGGCGCTTTACAAAAAATATAAAGATAAAGGCTTTGTAATTGTTGGCTTCCCTGCAAATAATTTTATGGAGCAGGAGCCGGGTACAAATAAAGAAATTGCGGCTTTTTGCGAGCGTAACTATGGTGTGACCTTTCCAATGATGGAAAAGATTTCTGTGAAAGGAAAAGATATAGCTCCAATATACGCTTTCCTGACGCAGAAGAGCAAAAATGGTGTATCTGACAATGAGATGCTTTGGAATTTCCAGAAATTCCTGATTGACGAAAATGGCAGGCTCGTGAAATCTATAAACCCAAAGACATTGCCAACCGACCCTGAAATCGTAAACTGGATAAAAGAGTAA